A window of Microcystis aeruginosa FD4 contains these coding sequences:
- a CDS encoding DUF1816 domain-containing protein, with the protein MGNEMKEFLISLLERFGLAYWVEIKTDYPRCTYYFGPFLAKDEAEVAQAGYEEDLKTEGAQGIKLQIKRCKPEDLTIFEEKEESKLLNTLKVLRSQAS; encoded by the coding sequence ATGGGGAACGAGATGAAAGAATTTTTGATTAGCTTACTGGAAAGGTTCGGATTAGCCTACTGGGTCGAGATTAAAACCGACTATCCCAGATGTACTTATTATTTCGGTCCTTTTCTCGCTAAAGACGAGGCTGAAGTCGCTCAAGCTGGTTACGAAGAAGATTTGAAAACAGAAGGAGCGCAGGGGATTAAATTGCAGATAAAACGTTGTAAACCCGAAGATTTAACTATTTTTGAGGAAAAAGAAGAAAGCAAGCTCCTGAATACCCTAAAGGTATTACGCAGTCAAGCTTCTTAA
- a CDS encoding Mini-ribonuclease 3, which translates to MESPLEKIRLQVNGEGSPILEGLDRLSPASLAYLGDAVYELYIRTYYLLPPQRLGDYHAQVVGKVRAEQQALDLAQLQPYLTDQEKEILRRGRNAVTGKRRRLTAQVYQQASSLETLFGYLYLQDPSRLHQLLEKLEL; encoded by the coding sequence GTGGAATCTCCTCTCGAAAAAATTCGCTTACAGGTCAATGGCGAGGGTTCACCAATCCTAGAGGGTCTTGACCGATTATCGCCTGCTTCTCTGGCCTATCTGGGGGATGCTGTTTATGAATTATACATCCGCACCTATTATTTACTGCCGCCCCAGCGTCTGGGAGACTATCACGCTCAGGTGGTAGGCAAAGTCAGGGCCGAACAACAGGCTTTAGATTTAGCACAACTGCAGCCCTATCTGACAGACCAAGAAAAAGAAATTCTGCGCCGGGGACGCAATGCGGTCACGGGAAAACGCCGTCGTCTGACAGCCCAAGTCTATCAGCAGGCCAGCAGTTTAGAAACCCTGTTCGGATATCTTTATCTACAAGACCCCTCAAGATTACATCAACTATTAGAAAAACTAGAATTATAG
- a CDS encoding pentapeptide repeat-containing protein: MKVNQLLRLYEQGERDFLAIDLMSLDLQQVTLIAVNFAAANLRGTNLSRSFLTKSNLRGASLNWANLTYAKLSQAQLVEADLTKANLTGAFMVQANLRNSHLSGADLSHANLRGANLCGANLCGANLYLVNLLEATLDKVNLNWANLQEARLSGAKCRQISAREANFSGSFLKEVDFQGANLERANFSEARLTGSDLRGANLAGANLAGARLQEVNLQGADLRGANLTGTCFESVTGWTEIVEEDDIFPLDWFQPRFAT, encoded by the coding sequence ATGAAAGTTAATCAGTTACTAAGACTCTACGAACAAGGAGAGCGGGATTTTTTAGCCATTGACTTGATGAGTCTAGACCTACAACAAGTGACTCTGATTGCTGTCAATTTTGCTGCGGCCAATTTGCGCGGAACTAATTTGAGTCGCTCTTTTCTGACTAAATCAAATCTGCGGGGAGCGAGTTTGAATTGGGCGAATTTAACCTATGCCAAATTAAGTCAAGCGCAATTAGTGGAAGCGGACTTAACCAAAGCCAATCTCACTGGGGCCTTTATGGTACAGGCAAACCTGCGTAACTCGCACTTAAGTGGGGCGGATCTTTCCCATGCTAATCTCCGGGGAGCGAATTTATGCGGGGCGAATTTATGCGGGGCGAATTTATACTTAGTTAATCTCTTGGAGGCAACCCTAGATAAAGTCAATCTCAATTGGGCTAATTTGCAGGAAGCGCGGTTAAGTGGGGCTAAATGTCGTCAGATTTCCGCAAGGGAAGCCAATTTTAGCGGCTCTTTTCTGAAAGAGGTGGACTTTCAGGGGGCCAATTTAGAAAGGGCTAATTTTAGCGAGGCACGTCTGACGGGTAGTGATTTACGCGGGGCCAATTTAGCGGGCGCTAATCTAGCGGGAGCGCGGTTACAAGAGGTAAATCTACAGGGAGCGGACTTGAGGGGTGCTAACTTGACGGGGACTTGTTTTGAGAGCGTCACTGGTTGGACAGAAATCGTCGAAGAAGATGATATTTTTCCCCTAGACTGGTTTCAGCCCCGTTTTGCCACTTAA
- a CDS encoding IS630-like element ISMae21 family transposase: protein MSYSLDLRKKVIDYVENGGSITKAAALFNIGRATIYRWLGREKLEATKVKHRQRKLDWKALSKDVQENPEARLRDRAEKFGVRPSAICYALKKMKITRKKKELRYRERNREERMKYYRVLRELIKTYGSESLVFIDESGFEEFQACLYAWSKKGKKVLGDRQGKRGKRENLVAGRRKGKKDFIAPMVFTRSLNAEGFEGWLSLYLLPSLTITSVLIMDNAPIHRKTVIKQLVEEAGHQVVFLPKYSPDLNDIEHDFSALKRARMYAPVGTPLDEIIRTYCVA, encoded by the coding sequence ATGTCTTATAGCCTAGACTTGAGAAAAAAAGTAATTGATTATGTAGAGAATGGGGGAAGCATAACCAAAGCCGCCGCTCTATTTAATATAGGAAGAGCCACAATATATAGATGGCTAGGTAGGGAAAAACTGGAAGCGACAAAGGTAAAACACCGTCAAAGAAAGCTAGACTGGAAAGCATTGTCAAAAGATGTCCAAGAAAATCCCGAGGCAAGATTAAGAGACAGAGCCGAGAAGTTTGGAGTGAGACCAAGTGCCATTTGCTATGCCTTAAAAAAAATGAAAATTACCAGAAAAAAGAAGGAACTTCGTTATAGAGAAAGAAACCGAGAAGAAAGAATGAAATACTACAGAGTGCTGAGAGAATTGATTAAAACATATGGAAGTGAAAGCCTTGTATTCATTGATGAGTCAGGGTTTGAAGAATTTCAAGCCTGCCTTTATGCCTGGTCAAAAAAAGGGAAGAAAGTATTGGGAGATAGACAAGGAAAACGAGGAAAAAGAGAAAACCTTGTCGCCGGGAGAAGAAAGGGAAAAAAAGACTTTATTGCCCCGATGGTATTTACGAGAAGCCTGAATGCCGAAGGTTTTGAAGGGTGGTTATCTTTATATTTATTGCCCTCTCTAACCATAACATCAGTATTAATTATGGATAATGCACCAATTCATCGGAAGACAGTCATTAAACAACTGGTAGAAGAAGCAGGTCATCAGGTAGTGTTTTTGCCAAAATACTCTCCTGATTTAAATGATATCGAACATGATTTTAGTGCATTAAAGAGAGCCAGAATGTATGCTCCTGTGGGGACACCCCTTGATGAAATTATTCGTACTTATTGTGTCGCCTAG
- a CDS encoding transposase, which yields MKLVQRHLIKFNKNEFLVFDKLAFLSKNLYNCAVYLNRQAFFSHQPFLTLTMTELHHALKTSADYQALPAKVSQLVLKQVEKTFKSSQKAQEQFKKSPNKFTGEPKLPRYKDKKKGRNVLTYNFITIKPSLKKP from the coding sequence ATGAAATTAGTTCAAAGACATCTAATCAAATTTAATAAAAATGAATTTTTAGTATTTGATAAGTTGGCATTTTTATCAAAGAATCTTTATAATTGTGCTGTCTATTTAAACCGTCAAGCCTTCTTTTCACATCAGCCATTTCTAACCCTAACCATGACTGAATTACACCATGCTTTGAAAACAAGCGCAGATTATCAAGCATTACCAGCTAAAGTAAGCCAGTTAGTATTAAAGCAAGTAGAAAAAACCTTTAAATCCTCTCAAAAAGCACAAGAACAATTCAAAAAATCGCCCAATAAATTTACAGGAGAGCCGAAATTACCCCGCTATAAAGATAAGAAAAAAGGTAGAAACGTTTTAACTTATAACTTTATAACTATCAAGCCATCTCTAAAAAAGCCTTGA
- a CDS encoding AAA-like domain-containing protein: MKRPPLEENCLKVLQQEQSLLRIRAPHNSGKTRLVNWLVHHLKQDNYQPVIIDCEEEKATIDLSCEDLLLSICRTITQELKINESLLDKFWSRPGTPAQKTRRYLEEYVLQPSANPLVFVFEKFDTVLETETLGNEICGILRSWHERRSPPWRKLRLIIIHSTEFYSNYDFYASPLIGVGYVASLSDFNAEQVLTFAQVNGINWTLSDVHKVMNLVGGNPYLIKLILVKLQEGNSLEKVLDDALQGREPFQSHFFLLMRYLKSNANLRNIFRQILQKKALTPAQMKGESVQFLERLGLIDKNHDTLEVRCNLYQVYFDDLLD; the protein is encoded by the coding sequence GTGAAACGTCCACCTCTGGAGGAAAATTGTCTCAAAGTTCTTCAGCAAGAACAATCGTTGCTAAGAATTCGCGCACCTCATAATAGTGGCAAAACCCGTTTAGTTAATTGGTTAGTCCATCATCTCAAACAAGATAATTATCAACCAGTTATCATTGATTGTGAGGAGGAAAAAGCCACTATTGACCTTAGTTGTGAAGACTTGCTGCTGTCGATTTGTCGTACCATTACCCAAGAATTAAAGATTAACGAATCTCTTCTCGATAAATTTTGGTCTCGTCCCGGAACTCCTGCCCAGAAAACTCGACGATATTTAGAGGAATATGTTCTCCAACCCAGTGCTAATCCTCTGGTTTTTGTCTTTGAAAAATTTGATACAGTTTTAGAAACTGAAACCCTCGGTAATGAAATTTGTGGGATTCTCAGAAGTTGGCATGAAAGACGTTCCCCACCTTGGCGGAAACTGCGCTTAATTATTATTCATTCAACGGAATTTTATAGCAACTATGATTTTTATGCCTCTCCCTTAATTGGTGTAGGTTATGTGGCTAGTTTATCGGATTTTAATGCGGAACAAGTTCTCACTTTCGCTCAAGTTAATGGCATTAATTGGACGTTATCAGATGTTCACAAGGTTATGAACTTAGTGGGAGGTAATCCTTATCTAATTAAGTTAATCTTGGTAAAATTGCAAGAAGGAAATTCTCTAGAAAAGGTTCTAGATGATGCCTTACAGGGACGAGAGCCATTTCAAAGTCATTTTTTCCTACTGATGAGATATCTGAAAAGTAATGCTAACCTACGGAATATTTTTAGGCAAATTCTTCAGAAAAAAGCTCTGACTCCGGCTCAAATGAAAGGAGAATCTGTCCAATTTTTGGAACGATTGGGACTGATCGACAAAAATCATGATACCCTAGAGGTGCGTTGCAATTTGTATCAAGTATATTTTGACGACTTGCTTGATTAG
- the rlmB gene encoding 23S rRNA (guanosine(2251)-2'-O)-methyltransferase RlmB produces the protein MSDRPFRDKSDNRNSRRPSRPKTGPILAKSPAVTPENQEADDLLYGRRVVLTAMEEERQLNRIWVVNRLRYDPRYHTLLEKAKANGTVIDEVDDLRLDQITNKANHQGIAAQMSPYEYIELADLIEKAKGKSRHPVIVIAEGITDPHNLGAIIRTAEAMGCQGVVIPQRRAAGVTSTVMKVAAGALEYLPVARVVNLNRALEELKAAGFWLYGTAAKTGKSLHTINLTGAIGLVVGSEGEGLSLLTQKSCDELVSIPLAGKTPSLNASVAAAMAIYEVYRQRWQNSPD, from the coding sequence ATGAGCGATCGACCATTTCGTGACAAGTCCGATAATCGTAATTCTCGCCGGCCCTCGCGGCCAAAAACCGGGCCAATTCTGGCTAAATCCCCGGCAGTAACTCCAGAAAACCAAGAAGCTGATGATCTGCTCTACGGTCGTCGGGTGGTTTTAACGGCCATGGAGGAGGAGCGCCAACTGAATCGGATTTGGGTGGTCAATCGACTCCGTTACGATCCCCGTTATCATACCCTTTTGGAAAAAGCCAAGGCCAACGGTACGGTAATTGATGAGGTGGACGATCTGCGTCTCGATCAGATTACCAATAAGGCCAATCATCAGGGGATTGCAGCCCAGATGTCTCCCTATGAGTATATAGAATTAGCCGATCTGATCGAAAAAGCTAAGGGCAAAAGTCGCCACCCCGTCATCGTCATCGCTGAAGGTATTACGGATCCCCATAACCTGGGGGCAATTATTCGCACCGCCGAAGCTATGGGTTGTCAGGGGGTGGTTATTCCCCAACGTCGCGCCGCCGGGGTGACATCGACGGTGATGAAAGTGGCGGCGGGGGCCTTGGAATATTTACCCGTTGCCAGAGTGGTCAATCTCAATCGTGCTTTAGAGGAATTAAAAGCAGCCGGTTTTTGGCTCTACGGCACGGCGGCAAAAACTGGTAAATCCTTACACACAATTAATTTAACGGGTGCGATAGGATTGGTGGTAGGTTCGGAGGGGGAGGGGTTGAGTCTGTTGACCCAAAAGTCCTGCGATGAGTTGGTATCTATCCCCTTGGCCGGCAAAACCCCCAGTCTCAATGCTTCGGTGGCGGCGGCTATGGCTATTTACGAAGTTTACCGTCAACGCTGGCAAAATTCCCCCGACTGA
- a CDS encoding STAS domain-containing protein, translating to MTVSLRGTREVRDKYQIFRLTGLLDAFSEPTFCKVIEGYVEQGPKDVIISLAQIDFIDSSGLGALVKLVKKAKTAGGSLQIVTNPRVTQTVKLVRLEKFFSLQPTLEAAIEYLEKA from the coding sequence TTGACCGTCAGCTTGCGAGGCACGCGTGAGGTCAGAGATAAGTACCAAATTTTCCGTTTGACGGGTCTTTTAGATGCCTTTTCCGAACCGACTTTTTGTAAGGTGATCGAAGGCTATGTGGAGCAAGGTCCCAAGGATGTGATTATTAGCCTCGCTCAGATTGATTTTATCGATAGCTCCGGTTTAGGGGCCTTAGTAAAATTGGTGAAAAAGGCCAAAACCGCAGGGGGCAGTTTACAAATTGTTACCAATCCCCGGGTAACTCAAACTGTAAAACTGGTGCGATTGGAGAAGTTTTTTTCCCTGCAACCCACCCTAGAAGCGGCGATCGAATATCTAGAAAAAGCGTAA
- the carA gene encoding glutamine-hydrolyzing carbamoyl-phosphate synthase small subunit — MISSAASQKALLVLADGTVYEGYSFGSKGTTVGEVVFNTGMTGYQEVLTDPSYAGQIVTFTYPELGNTGVNPEDEESIRPQVKGAIAKNICHRPSNWRSTQSLPDYLAAHHVIGIYGIDTRSLTRKIRSFGAMNGAISTEILDYHDLLRLVQAAPSMAGLNLVKEVTTKEVYEWTTPTPSAWEFAPIDSDQEPLTVVAIDFGIKRNILRRLASYGCRVIVVPADTPPEKIAAYNPDGIFFSNGPGDPAAVTEGIALAKQLLQGEKPTFGICMGHQILGLSLGAETFKLKFGHRGLNQPCGLRQQVEITSQNHGFAVQEASLNPQVEITHLNLNDRTVAGLKHKSLPFFSVQYHPEASPGPHDADYLFAKFVDLMREAKKGRS; from the coding sequence ATGATATCAAGTGCTGCTAGTCAAAAAGCCTTATTAGTTCTGGCCGATGGTACGGTCTACGAGGGTTATTCCTTCGGGTCCAAGGGAACCACCGTCGGCGAAGTTGTCTTTAACACGGGGATGACTGGTTATCAGGAAGTCCTCACCGATCCCAGTTATGCTGGTCAAATCGTCACTTTTACCTATCCGGAATTGGGGAATACGGGGGTTAATCCCGAGGATGAGGAGTCAATTCGTCCCCAGGTGAAAGGAGCGATCGCCAAAAATATCTGCCACCGGCCCAGTAATTGGCGTTCTACCCAATCCCTACCGGATTATCTGGCCGCTCATCATGTTATTGGCATCTATGGCATCGATACCCGGTCTTTGACCCGCAAAATTCGCTCGTTTGGGGCGATGAATGGGGCAATTTCTACGGAAATACTCGATTATCACGATTTACTGCGGCTGGTGCAGGCAGCCCCCAGTATGGCGGGGTTAAATCTCGTCAAAGAAGTAACCACCAAGGAAGTGTACGAATGGACGACTCCCACCCCGTCCGCCTGGGAATTTGCGCCAATTGATAGTGATCAAGAACCGTTAACGGTGGTGGCGATCGATTTTGGCATCAAACGCAATATTCTCCGGCGTTTAGCTAGCTACGGTTGTCGGGTGATCGTGGTTCCCGCTGACACTCCCCCGGAAAAAATCGCCGCCTATAATCCCGATGGTATTTTCTTTTCTAACGGACCGGGAGATCCGGCGGCTGTCACCGAAGGTATTGCCCTAGCCAAGCAACTTTTGCAAGGAGAAAAACCCACTTTTGGCATCTGTATGGGTCATCAAATTTTAGGCCTATCCCTAGGAGCAGAAACCTTTAAACTGAAATTTGGTCATCGCGGGTTAAATCAACCCTGTGGACTGCGGCAACAGGTGGAAATTACCAGTCAGAATCACGGTTTTGCCGTGCAGGAGGCATCTTTAAATCCGCAAGTGGAGATTACCCATCTCAACCTCAATGATCGCACCGTAGCGGGTTTAAAACACAAGTCTTTGCCCTTTTTCTCGGTACAATACCACCCCGAAGCCAGTCCCGGCCCCCACGATGCCGATTATCTGTTCGCCAAATTTGTTGATTTAATGCGGGAAGCAAAAAAGGGTCGGTCGTAA
- a CDS encoding bifunctional orotidine-5'-phosphate decarboxylase/orotate phosphoribosyltransferase, with product MNFFQKLNHAISQNQTLLVLGLDANPEMMPSTPGELIVNLEQWLKFIIDETAPFVCAYKPTLGFYQALGAAGLELLQRILTAIPDNIPVILDAKHGDINTSSILAETIFKTWQVDAVTLNPYSGQDHVAPFLVYPEHGAFILCHTSNQGAINLQEFPSRDNPFYLQVVKEACTWGTPEQVFLEVGTTQPEILTKIRNFAPERLILLRSIWEDKSKFSELITVGLNSHGEGLLIPVPQDFLSQPDLGAKVKDLREEVNRIKQNHQQESSQDDTWTANVCLLKQHPHQDLILQLFDIGCLMFGDYVQASGETFSYYIDLRKIISNPNIFQQVIEAYGEILKTLTFDRIAGIPYGSLPTATGLSLLLNHPMIFPRKEVKAHGTRRLIEGNFQVGETVVVVDDILISGKSAIEGAAKIKSAGLLVNDIVVFIDHGGPVKEKLRSHGYQAYSVLTLAEITDTLYEAGRLTEAEYSCFLNRSH from the coding sequence ATGAATTTTTTTCAAAAGTTAAACCACGCCATTAGTCAAAACCAGACTCTACTCGTCCTCGGTTTAGATGCTAACCCCGAAATGATGCCCTCCACCCCAGGAGAATTAATCGTTAATTTAGAACAGTGGCTCAAGTTTATTATCGATGAAACTGCTCCTTTTGTCTGTGCCTACAAACCAACTTTAGGCTTTTATCAAGCTTTGGGAGCAGCGGGGTTAGAATTATTACAGCGAATTTTAACGGCAATTCCCGATAATATCCCTGTAATTTTGGATGCTAAACACGGCGATATTAATACTAGCAGTATTTTAGCCGAGACTATCTTTAAAACTTGGCAGGTGGACGCAGTTACTCTCAATCCCTACTCCGGACAGGATCACGTTGCTCCTTTTTTAGTTTACCCCGAGCATGGCGCTTTTATCCTCTGTCATACTTCCAATCAAGGCGCGATTAATCTGCAAGAATTTCCCAGTCGCGACAATCCTTTTTATCTGCAAGTTGTCAAAGAAGCTTGCACCTGGGGAACTCCCGAACAGGTGTTTTTAGAAGTGGGAACCACTCAACCAGAGATTTTGACAAAGATTCGCAATTTTGCCCCCGAAAGATTGATTTTATTACGCAGTATTTGGGAAGACAAAAGTAAATTCTCCGAGTTAATTACTGTGGGTTTAAATAGTCATGGCGAGGGTTTATTAATTCCTGTCCCCCAAGACTTTTTATCTCAACCCGATTTGGGGGCAAAAGTAAAAGATTTACGAGAGGAAGTCAACAGAATTAAACAAAATCACCAGCAAGAATCTAGCCAAGATGATACTTGGACTGCTAACGTTTGTCTTTTAAAACAACATCCTCATCAGGATTTAATTTTACAATTATTTGATATTGGTTGCTTGATGTTTGGCGATTATGTGCAAGCGTCGGGAGAAACTTTTTCCTATTATATCGATCTGAGAAAAATTATCTCTAATCCTAATATTTTTCAGCAGGTAATTGAAGCCTATGGAGAAATATTAAAAACCTTGACATTTGACCGCATTGCTGGTATCCCCTACGGTTCTTTACCCACAGCTACCGGTTTATCTTTATTATTAAATCATCCGATGATTTTCCCCCGCAAAGAAGTAAAAGCTCACGGCACAAGAAGATTAATTGAAGGTAATTTTCAAGTGGGGGAAACGGTGGTGGTGGTGGACGATATTTTAATTTCTGGCAAAAGTGCGATCGAGGGAGCAGCAAAGATTAAATCGGCAGGATTATTAGTTAATGATATCGTGGTTTTTATCGATCATGGTGGCCCTGTTAAAGAGAAACTTCGTAGTCATGGTTATCAAGCTTATTCGGTTTTAACCCTAGCAGAAATTACCGATACTCTCTACGAAGCGGGAAGACTGACAGAAGCAGAATATAGCTGTTTTTTAAATCGCTCCCATTGA
- a CDS encoding helix-turn-helix domain-containing protein, with amino-acid sequence MSPRKLTDATKKEILKLYRETEATTSTLAERYGVSSSTVSRFLKNSFSGEEYEQLIQKKRLARNGRGLEEEETAADLPEKAIEVIGFRAAHIEAKDEQAFEQPIASVQQLTLLMDTSYPLEPDNLEDTEINGDKTLENPNLTDFFVEDLEEDEEEEELDEDWDEEEDEDEDEEEDEEEEELAGSYLGPTIVKTAQLQILPLSAAAFPKTCYLVIDRAAELITRPLKDFAELGKVPPQEIQQRTLPIFESHRIARRFSKRKEKVIKVPDGRLIEKAHAQLEAKGITRLLMDGRIYALE; translated from the coding sequence ATGAGTCCAAGAAAACTGACTGATGCCACGAAAAAAGAAATTCTTAAGCTTTATCGGGAAACGGAGGCCACCACTTCCACCTTAGCCGAGCGTTATGGCGTGAGTAGTTCTACGGTCAGTCGTTTTCTCAAAAATTCTTTTTCTGGCGAGGAATACGAGCAGTTAATCCAGAAAAAACGCTTGGCCCGCAATGGTCGTGGCCTCGAGGAGGAGGAAACAGCAGCCGATTTACCAGAAAAAGCGATCGAGGTGATTGGTTTTCGGGCAGCCCACATCGAGGCTAAGGATGAGCAGGCTTTTGAGCAACCGATCGCTTCTGTGCAACAATTAACCCTGTTAATGGATACCTCTTACCCGCTAGAACCAGATAATCTGGAAGATACAGAAATTAATGGCGATAAAACCCTAGAAAATCCTAATTTAACCGATTTTTTCGTCGAAGACCTCGAGGAAGACGAGGAGGAAGAGGAGCTTGATGAGGATTGGGATGAAGAGGAGGATGAAGATGAAGATGAGGAGGAGGATGAGGAGGAGGAGGAACTAGCGGGGAGCTATTTAGGCCCGACTATCGTTAAAACAGCCCAATTACAGATATTACCCCTCTCGGCGGCGGCTTTTCCCAAAACCTGTTACTTGGTCATTGATCGCGCTGCCGAATTAATCACCCGTCCCCTCAAGGATTTTGCCGAATTGGGTAAGGTTCCCCCTCAGGAAATCCAGCAGCGCACCCTCCCCATCTTTGAAAGTCATCGCATCGCTCGTCGTTTCTCCAAGCGCAAGGAAAAAGTGATTAAAGTTCCTGACGGTCGCCTGATCGAAAAAGCTCACGCTCAACTGGAAGCGAAAGGGATCACCCGTCTGCTCATGGATGGTCGTATCTACGCTTTAGAGTAG
- a CDS encoding ABC transporter substrate-binding protein: protein MVTAGIFTSIVTGLLGLGFYQSWLLPYFYKIPYTKEPQLFSQGEKKLFIKQENFYKDRGIFAFQNANYLAAKQLFKKAYLANPEDAETLIYYNNAIDYLSNNYVTLAVVIPRGKKNEISQEILKGIAQAQYLFNSQLPTNANNLFLNIVIANDNNDEKVAKIVAKEIVKDPKVIGVIGHYSSEATLAALPIYERAKITLISSTSSSDVIESEYFFRTVITNEKIGETLANYASQHDLDKVIILNNSNQIDSQELTQEFRQAFPKKGGKITKVIDLSSSLDIDAEVLKAFSQDQIRGIVLFPSLESASFVVELSHTLEQLNTSTTLDLKNKLVLLGSHSMYEHEMLADSGKFIDNLVLAVPWFSHLIKSQNFVRDTQALWKEDISWRTATSYDAAQSFIAAIRALQSQNKISSELIQEYLENLNLSADLTSGNSLIFVDNESESNREPITVRVESKLEEKLENSIQFHWESQRD, encoded by the coding sequence ATGGTGACAGCGGGAATATTTACTAGCATTGTTACAGGTTTACTTGGGTTGGGATTCTACCAGTCATGGCTGCTACCTTACTTTTATAAAATCCCCTATACTAAGGAGCCTCAACTATTTAGCCAAGGCGAAAAAAAGCTATTTATTAAACAGGAAAATTTTTATAAAGATCGGGGCATTTTTGCTTTTCAAAATGCTAATTATTTGGCAGCTAAACAGTTATTCAAAAAAGCCTATCTTGCTAATCCTGAAGATGCAGAAACATTGATTTATTATAATAATGCTATCGATTATTTAAGTAATAATTATGTGACTTTGGCGGTGGTTATTCCCAGGGGCAAAAAAAATGAAATTTCCCAAGAAATCCTTAAAGGTATTGCTCAAGCACAATATTTATTTAATAGCCAATTACCGACAAATGCGAATAATTTATTTTTAAATATCGTTATTGCCAATGATAATAATGATGAAAAAGTTGCTAAGATAGTCGCTAAGGAAATCGTTAAAGACCCCAAAGTTATTGGAGTAATTGGACATTATTCTAGTGAAGCCACCTTAGCGGCTTTACCTATCTATGAAAGAGCCAAAATTACTTTAATTTCTTCTACAAGTTCCTCGGATGTAATTGAGAGTGAATACTTTTTTAGAACCGTTATCACCAATGAAAAAATTGGTGAAACTTTAGCTAATTATGCCAGCCAACATGATCTAGATAAGGTAATTATTTTAAATAATTCTAACCAGATTGATAGCCAAGAACTTACTCAAGAGTTTCGTCAAGCTTTCCCAAAAAAAGGCGGTAAAATCACTAAAGTAATTGATTTATCATCTTCCCTAGATATTGACGCAGAAGTTTTAAAAGCATTCTCCCAAGATCAAATTAGAGGAATTGTCTTATTTCCCAGTTTGGAATCAGCTTCTTTTGTAGTAGAATTATCCCATACTCTTGAACAGTTGAATACCAGCACCACTCTAGATCTGAAAAATAAGCTAGTTCTTTTAGGGAGTCATTCCATGTATGAACATGAAATGTTGGCTGATAGCGGTAAATTTATTGATAATTTAGTTTTGGCTGTGCCTTGGTTTTCCCATCTAATTAAGTCCCAAAATTTTGTCAGAGATACTCAAGCTTTATGGAAAGAAGATATTAGTTGGCGAACCGCTACCAGTTATGATGCGGCCCAATCATTTATAGCTGCTATTAGAGCCTTGCAATCCCAGAATAAAATTTCCTCAGAGTTGATACAAGAATATTTAGAAAACCTCAATCTTTCGGCTGATTTGACCTCAGGCAATTCTCTCATATTTGTAGATAATGAATCCGAATCTAATCGAGAACCAATTACTGTGAGGGTTGAGAGTAAGTTAGAAGAAAAACTTGAAAACTCAATTCAGTTTCACTGGGAATCTCAACGAGACTAA
- a CDS encoding transposase, translating to MVYEQPSSASQEGERYAFVDLGLNNLASVTSNIPEFQPTLLCGKALKSCHQKYNKTLAKLKSELPSLQKTSKRIQGLTLKRNCKVDYYLHTASKYIIDQLLAHQINLLVIGQNQGGKQNLNIGDRNNQAFVNIPHSRFIEQLTYKAILVGIKVMTTNESYTSKCSFLDWEPIGKQEKYLGKRVKRGLFRSSSGYLYGADINGSLNRVC from the coding sequence ATTGTTTATGAACAACCCTCCTCAGCAAGTCAAGAGGGAGAAAGATATGCTTTTGTTGATTTAGGTTTAAATAACCTAGCATCTGTCACCTCTAATATTCCCGAATTTCAGCCAACTTTACTATGTGGGAAAGCCTTAAAATCATGCCATCAAAAATACAACAAGACACTAGCTAAACTCAAATCGGAATTACCTAGTTTACAGAAGACCAGTAAAAGAATACAAGGTTTAACTTTAAAGCGTAACTGCAAGGTGGATTATTACCTCCACACCGCTAGTAAATATATTATTGATCAATTACTAGCTCATCAAATTAACCTGTTAGTTATTGGTCAGAATCAAGGCGGGAAACAAAACCTTAATATTGGGGATAGAAATAATCAGGCATTTGTGAATATTCCTCACTCAAGATTTATTGAACAACTAACTTACAAAGCAATTTTAGTCGGAATAAAAGTCATGACGACTAATGAAAGCTATACGTCTAAATGTAGTTTCTTAGATTGGGAACCAATTGGCAAACAAGAAAAATATTTGGGCAAGAGAGTTAAAAGGGGATTGTTTAGAAGTTCGTCAGGTTATCTCTATGGAGCAGATATTAATGGTTCGTTAAATAGGGTTTGCTGA